The Leopardus geoffroyi isolate Oge1 chromosome C1, O.geoffroyi_Oge1_pat1.0, whole genome shotgun sequence sequence tcttgcttaaaattcttctgtGGTTCCCACTGCTTTTAGGATAAGGTCTGAACTCCTTAACCTTGCATATAGGACTTCATGCTCTGACCTCTAACTATCTCTGAAGCTTCATTTTTTAACATGCCCAGGAATGCCTCTACCATCCCACCTCATCTCTAAGTTCTAAGCACGCCATGCTGAAGTCCTTTGCAGGTCCTCAAACCCAGGATGTTCTCACCTCTGAGCCTCTGCATTGCTGTGCTCTCTATCCTAAAAGTTCTTAAactaaaattatatgcaaaattatGTGTGTCTGTCcctatgtacatatacacaaatgCACATGCATAAAACTTGCAAACGATTTCGACATTTATAAGGCCCTGAACGCCAATTTTGGGCCTCAATTTAAGAACTCattcctttggggcacctgggtggctcagccagttaagcatctgactttggctcaggtcatgatctcatggttcgtgagttcaagctccatagcatgctctgtgctgacagttcagagcctggagcctgcttctgattctgtgtctccctctctctctctctgcccctccccggctcaagttctgtctctctctctctcaaaaataaataaacattaaaaaaaaaaaaaaagaactcattccTTAAGTTACAAGAAAGCTTACAGGTGCTATAAAAAAGTTCTGAAATACATCATTCAGAATATTagcatataggggcgcctgggtggctcagtcagttgagcggctgacttcggctcaggtcatgatctcgcggtccgtgagttcgagccccacatcgggctctgtgctgacagctcagagcctggagcctgtttcagactctgtgtctccctctctctgaccctcccccgttcatgttctgtctctctctgtctcaaaaataaataaacgttaaaaaaaaaattaaaaaaaaaaaaaaaaagaatattagcaTATAAAGCGTACATGAATCACACAtgtaaatattaactatttttcaTGTCACTGGAATGTTCTCCATTGCCCTTCCTCCCAAAGAAAGTTAGTTaaattattatcttaattttggtttccggggcgcctgggtggctcagctggttaaagcatctgacttcagctcaggtcatgatcttgcagtttgtgagttcaagccccacgtcgggctctgtgctgacaggtcagagcctggagcctgcttcggattctgtgtctccctctctctctgcccctcacccactcatgctctgcctctccttcaaaaataaataaacattaaaaaaaaaaaagttggtttccATGAGAAGGGGTTACCCTAGTGAAAAATGTCCCTTCACTGTTGTGAGAACGGCAAGATCCTAGAATTGAATACTTCTACCTCATAAGAATGCCTGAACATGctattacaacaacaacaaataaaaaaagctttaaaaaaatggatgataTTAGATGAACAGCTGTGTCGAAAGgggaatgtaaaaataaaaactgcatgtTGCAGCCATCAAAATAGTAACCATGTACAGTATATGACTGTTTTTAATCAGATGAAGATTGAAGCTATTACATTTCAAATCAAATGTTATAAATTACTTCAAGAATGCAGCTGAGCTCTCATTTAATTAGAAATGTCCATGTTTAAATCATGAGGTACAGTAGCTGCCAATGAAGCAAAAGGGCAAGAGAAGGGAGAAATACTGTGTCCAGACCATCCGACTGTCAACTGTCTCCTACGCAGGATGAACATCTGGGGAGGACCAGTCCTGATGTAATGGAGAACTTCATGTACTAGCTAATTTGAGATTTAATGTAATTGAACATAATTGTTTTGAAGACAATTAAAATCATTATTCAGGTCTGGACAATTCTGAACTCTTCGTTTTCGTGTGAAACGTATTTCCCCCATGCTGAATTTTAACTCTTTCTTggataaaaagtacagaaatTTTGGGCCAAGACTTCCCTGGGAAATAATCCCTGGATTGTGAGGTCACATTAAAAGGCAGCACAAGTGGTGAGGTGCTCCTCTGGAAACAAGTCTCTTTTACTAGTGCCAGTACTTGATGTAGCTCAGAGTCCAAATCTACATCCCAAATGTTAGACAATTCAGTATGAAATACATGAAGCAACATCATACAGGGATTTCTGAGGTCATACAGAGAAGAATGCAATTATCCTAAGGCAGACTTTCCCCCAAAGGTTATGAGCCTCTGCATCTCGTAATTAACCACGGTGCAGCTAGACAGTCCAGGCAAAaggtctttcttttctcccaattTGCCTAATTCAAAAACACCTCAAGTGACATAGCtcaaattttccaaattaaactTACCCCTGGGGCTGAAATCAAGCATGTGACAGTTCAGTTCCAAAGCAAATCTTAAAGAGAGTTGTacatagggaaagaaagaaaaaaaatcagaggaaaaagGGGTAGGAGTTAACATTTAAGTGGTTTTTCAACCTCATCATTACCCCTGCTCAAGAAAATAGGACACAGATGGGCCAAACACACCATTGTTCTGCCTTGAAGAATCTAAGGAACTCATTAGAAACTACTGTTGTTTTTCCTCATGATCTATGGCAAATCTGTAAGGGACAAATGGTTGATTTGCCCCCATCCCACGGCATTTAGTGTTCCATAGTGTCATGGGGTGGAAAGTGGAGAGAGAAGTCACAAAGCCACGGTATGCACTGCAACCCATGAAAGCCTATTATTGATATAATTCTTCAAGGTCGACTCTTCCAGGGAGTTGAGGAATGATTATATTGTCACAAACTGTtctgatttgtttaaaaaaaaaaaaaatggtttccaaCCAGGAATGACACACTACCCTAAACTTTCTCTTACTTAGGCCACAGCTCCACACTTGTCCACTTGTACACGAGATAGAGTGTAAATGGGAATGAGGTCCACTGCTCCCAGGCAAGGTGGATCCCCTCTTGAGCCTCCATATTCATAGACTTAAAAGCCTCCACGCTGGCAGCCAAAACGGAATTGCCTTAAAACATGAAACTGGAAACAGCAATCACTAAACTTTCAATCTCATCTAAACCAGCAGCTATGATTTTACTGTCTTACTAGTTGTtcggggttttgttgttgttgttgttgttttcaatctGTATAGAAGATTGTTTTtatccaaaacaaagaaaaataaaagatcaacaGTTCCCTTTGCCTTACCTCCCAATTGTCATAAAGTTTCGTATTTCTGCCAGCTCTTTATTCCCCAAAGTAGAAGAATTATGCAATGTTCATCAGTCTTAAATAACTTTGTCAGTTTTTTAATTGgttactttcaattttttcaattttaccaAATTAATCTGATAAAATTCTATGTTTTCAGAATGTTTTATgattatgttaaaatatacacacatacattttttgaAGCATAAGTATTTGATTTTTGCTCTTATTCAGTAGTTAGAGTTTTTCATTGAATCATTATATCGAAGTACATATTATAAACACCTATACTATTGCTACTCTGAGTTTTCATTAGTGTAATATGACCATTTTAGCCATAGAGATAAATAACAAAGAAGCAAATTTTACATCCTATGATTAACATTCAAGATAATCAGTCCTATGCTTGCTGGAAGTTATCAGTCAGCTTTTTGCTCTCCAAACAAATACACCTTTTGAAAGAAGACACTCAGTTGAAATCAGgtttacttgaaaatatttggaaCGCTTTACTAAGCAGTATTAAGATAATATAGGCTTTTCTTTAAACAATTATGATTCTTCCAATTCAAGTTTTCCTATTAAATCTGACAACATCCCTATGAGACATGGAGCTCATTTCATTTCAACCCATGAACCAACTCAAGATTTCAGGctcctgggacacctggatggctcagtcagttaagtgtccaactctggatcttGGTCTCAAGATCacgtttgtgggttcgggccccacatcaggctctgcactgatggctctgagcctgcttgggattctctctctccctctctgcccaacccccccacccccgccccccacttacacatgtgctgtctctctcaaaataaatacacttaaaaaaaaaaaaaaagatttcaggctCCCAACCCAAAACACAACTGTTtggcatatttcattctttcattccatGCCAAGTTATTGGTGAAATTAAGGCTGATTTCTACACTATTACTTCACAGGTTAAAGCCAGAAAAGGTTTCCTTAACCACATTTGATACAGGATCATCTTCAGTGAAAGAATATTAAACCTTGGACCCCATTGCTCATTTTACTaaagagaaaattggaaacatttgAGATATACATGTTCAGAAGAATAATGAAATGCAGTTTTAAGATAGATTCTCGGGAGTATTAGGATTTATACAGGAAATCAGTGATTAAAGAACATTCAGGTCTACCTGAATCTTATCCTTCATCAAAAGACATATACATAAAGACACCGAAATCTTACCTAACTCATTAACAGAAGCTGCTATTTAATGATTGATCTGTTGTAGTCTtgatcagaaaatgaaaatatattgagCACTGATACTTCAGGATACCTGTGCCctataaagaaaacaacacatacacgctagaattttttttctgtgatgaatCCTTAATAATTTAGATCTTCTGGTGCAATTAAATTTAGTTTAATAGAAAAATTCtggggggtgcctgtgtggctcagtcaaacttccaacttcagcccaggtcatggcctcacggttcgtgggttcaagctctgcattgggctctgtgctgacagctcagagcctggagcctgcttgggattctgtgtctccctctctctctctctgcccatccctcactcacactctctctctctaaaataaataaacattaaaaattgtgttaaaaaaacagaaaaattctggTATTTGACCTTTGAAGTGACATTGGCTAATCATGAAATTCCCTGGTGGTAATGGCTACTTCTTATAGTGTTGCTGTATAACCAGATTATAGTTATAACTCTATCTGGTTACTATATAACCAGACGGCTCAGCTCAGATGCTAGCCTTTGGTGTCTACACCAGATCATGTCTTGGACTTGGACTCGGCAGTGAGTTTGCCAAGGTTCTCTTAACTCAGTCTAAGATGGTAGCCTCTTCTTTCAGTCGCCACATCACATCACTCTAAATTCTGCTCCTTCTCAATCTCGTCCTCTAGGCTTTGCCAATTTTTCCTTCGAAAACCCGCAAATCAAACTGTCTGGATAAAAATCTGACATGTGGTAAAACGAGGATAGGCCAATTAGTGTCTGAAACACAGGCTTCTGGGATGTATGCACCTGTCCATTAGAAACTGTTCTGTCTCCACCATCTCCTTTCAGAGGCCACCAACATCCTTCAGATGTTAACGACTTCCAGCTTTTGGTGGCTTATGACTCACTTGAATGTGTAACCTGGAGGAGAAAGCTGCTATACACTTGTATGGCAGCCACACATTAccccaaagttatttttaaagtttacaagcCTGGTTCAGCCTCCTTAAAAGTCCCCCTTAAGCCTACAAAAGCAAATTCAAAGTGAAGGACAAAAGTTTTCAGGCAGTAATTAAACCGTTAGCTATGCTATTATACCTTTGTCGCCCTGTCCCCTGGCAGCCTAACAATTAATCTtttcagaggagaggaaaaataagttacacaCAGGAACTACAGAGCTTACAGCAGCCCTACaccattaattttaataacacgAAAAGATAAACATATGTCACTCACTCATAGCCAAATGAGCATCTATAGAGCCCTGCCCTGGTATACATCTAAAATTTATAACTCAGGTTCCTTTACCTAAGACCTTTTAGGCTacttaaatgttttcacattgcttaatcagaaaaaatatggaCGATATAGTTTTATTCcactcacttaaaaataaacgtctttaaaatatttgtaaaacaacaGGTCATTTTCTTAACTAGTGCCACCttccctcatttttaaaactataaaacatgaagCCAAGAACACGATTATACAACCtcttactttatgtattttttcaacaTCCTCTAGCTCctggaagaaaagagataattttattttttcatcctaAATCTTCTTCTGAAAAGCTTTTATTCTCAGTTTCATAGGATACAATTGAATCAAATGCTAGAAGAATGAAATCCTCTCTCCTGCAATTTCTTAAGCatgcatatagaaaaaaaattactgctggCAGTAGGAACTGTCAATGGATCTCCGCAGAAGTAAATTGTTTGGTGTTTGTAATGGAGTATAATAGCTATAATTCCACTTGAGCTGCTGCCACTAATAAGTTGATAAAAACGGGAAGTTGAGACTCAGGCGTCCATCAGTATATGGCTTCCACAGATGTCTCTGCATGTTCACTTAATCACAGAGACAGGTAACCCAATCCCATTAGAGGTACTATGTCTGACAATGAGGGACCCAAGCTGGCTCTTCCCACAAAGACAATGGGAAAGCATAGCTGCAGACTGACTCCAGAGGGGCTTTCTTATCGGCAATTTATCAGGAATTTTCTTAGACATTTGCAGCTCCTGCAAAGTTGTAAGGCGGTAACTTAAATGTGCTCATCATCAGAAATGGGCTAGGGGAAAACACTTCCTTCTCATGAAAAATAGCCACCGAATCAAAAATGactatcagaaattaaaatatactgtcACAAATGCTTCAGGATTGTGACTCTAATGCTCACCTGTTgccaaaaatttaaatttaatctaCTTAATGATTAGAAGTCTGAAAATACACTGTGTTCTGTGTGTGCATGAAAGTAAAAACAAGTGGTATCTAGAACTGTGTCACCACATGAACATATTAAcgagagtaaaataaaaaatggtatctcTCACAGGAAACACTGGCCCAGGGAGTAAGGAGGCTTGAGTTCCAGTCTTCTGAATTGCTGAGTGATCTTACACACATCACTTAAAGGCAATTGCCTAAGAGTTTTTATATGGAGAAAATGGAGTAGAAATAATAATGTTGTAATGAAAGTATGGGCTTTGCTGGCAGGAGAGCTTTGAAAAGTAGCTGGTATTtggcaagtttattttttatttaacctgTCGAATAAAAAGCATAAGGTACAATTATGCTTATTCTATTAATGATCACATAAATGGCCCATGAGGGAAACATTAAACCTTTATGTAAATATATCCTCCTCAGGAGCCTGAAATCTTGAACAATGCTCATCTCAGACACTCGCTCTCCAATGTGAATTAGTGCGCTGCTGAGCGTATGCAGGCTTTTGGaaaagagcatgtgtgcacatctGAGTAACCGATCTATCTCAGTATCCTGGGGTCCTGCAAAAGCTGTAACAGCCCAAGAACAAGGAAGGAagtttaagaagaaagaagagtgtTCTGTAGCACTGTCTGCATTATACAAAAATTACTGTATCAAAACACTACATATTCGCTTCAATTGTCTGTTGTTCCTACCATTTTTTTCAAGAGCTGCTTTTGCTATGTTCTCAACAACGTATTTCCTTCTGGCTTCTGAAATATTTAGTAAACAGGCAGCCAAACAGAGCCCCAGTCTGGAGGAAGACATGGGTGATTTTTCTAGGAGAAAAAGTATTGTTCATTTTGGTCTCTGTGGTGTGTTCATATTTTCATGTTCATTAACcttataaaaattagttttttggAAACCAAGCAGTCATAATATGAACATTTCACCATTTCATTACTGCAGAACACCTGAAGGATAAAATCCTCAGATCGAGTCAACCAGGAAACCATGCGTAGGTGGCCACACACATATGAACGTAGGAACATAGTTAACACCACTAGAACACACAGGGCAAGTTACTCAGCCTGAATTGTCATAGAAATGAAACTTTTTTGTTAAAGTATGTTATTCCCTTTGAAACATCATCTTCCTTAGTTTATCCTCTTTTTGAGGTCTGTCCTATGTATCAAATAAGCATGATCCTCTTGTTAAATGAGACTTAACTAGGGAActgcaaaaaagagaaatgaagattcttataaaaattatttttctggcaAAAAGAAAGGTTATCTGTATGGGCCATGCCACAGGcaatacatgaacaaataaaaggGACTCTTTGGGTGCTTTAAGTGACAACTATTTGCCTAAATTCCTCTTATACTTCAGTCTCCAAAATTCCTGTATCAATTGAAAATCTTTTCACAGGATTCTCTTCCTGGAACTGAAATCTGATATATATCCTACGTGAACCAACAATGCCAAAAATGTGACTGATCCTTTTGGTGAAAATGCATTAATTACACAAGTTTTGGAGGTTGCTTTGATTCTTTTTAGTACCTAGAATGGCATTTTTCGACTCTCAAATATTATtgactaaagaaatttaaatatctcaaaataataagaaaagaattcCCCTTTTCAAGACCAGGCCATATTTAGGTCTCTTTTAAACATcgtaactaaaaataaatgtggccctcatgaattcattcaacaaattatttGATAAGGGTTATTTTGTAT is a genomic window containing:
- the FTCDNL1 gene encoding LOW QUALITY PROTEIN: formiminotransferase N-terminal subdomain-containing protein (The sequence of the model RefSeq protein was modified relative to this genomic sequence to represent the inferred CDS: inserted 2 bases in 2 codons): MSSSRLGLCLAACLLNISEARRKYVVENIAKAALEKNGHRYPEVSVLNIFSFSDQDYNRSIIXIAASVNELGNSVLAASVEAFKSMNMEAQEGIHXCLGAVDLIPIYTLSRVQVDKCGAVA